The window TAGAGGAGGATTCCTAGAGGGTCTTTGTTACACTGGATTTGGTGGCATATAAAACGTAAATCACAATAAAAATCAATGTCTATTAAGTCTTAAATGAGTGATGGAAACAGTATATTTTGTCAGATGCTAGCAGTAATATTTATGCTGAGTTGCTGAGTTTTGTGTCACCTTTACAGACCCTGAAATGCTGAGGGAGGTGCCTTAGAGGAGAAAATATGAGCCAGATAACTTGGGAATAGTGGTTATCAGATTGcattaggttgctgcaaaagtaattgcggtttttgccattcttaatggcaattacttttgcagcaacctaatatttattaataatttatggtTGTTAGTGAGGGGAAATAATGGTTGAGAAGGTGTTCTGCTAAATTAGCTTGGGTGTGATTGTTGCCTATTTCAAGACACAAGAGTATCTAAAAAGGCTCCGTGGGGGAAAAGTAccacacagagaaaaaaggaggaaattcgGTTGGTTTATGTCTATGCATTGTATAAAGCTGGAGCTAGGAAGCAGCCTTTTGGGTGCTTTCaatgtttatatgaaaaaatactgtaGTAACATAGCAGTTGAATGCTCCCCACCTAAATAAAACTGGAGTtggctgggtggctcacgcctataatcctaacactttgggaggccgaggcgggtggatcacgaggtcggtcaggagattgagaccaccctggccaacatggtgaaaccccgtctccactaaaaatacaaaaaattatctgggcgtgatggtgcatacctgtagtcccagctactcgggaggctgaggcgggagaatcacttgaacctgggaggtggaggttgcagtgagctgagattgctccactgcactccagcctggtgacagagtgagactctgtctcaaaaaacaaaacaaaacaaaactggagttAATGTTTAAGTCAATTTAGAGGATATGTAATTTACGTGTTTTCCTGAAATTTCTTGGAAACCACTTTAAGGGGTTCTATatagcagtggtccccaacctttttgtcaccagggactggtttcatggaagacagtttttcctcCAGGgactggaggtggtggtggtgtgggggtgggggtggtttaggaatgattcaagcacattacatttattatgcacttatattctatttttattacattgtaatatataatgaaattattatacAACTCACCAATGTAGAATCAGCGGGAGCTGTGAGCATGTTTTCCTGCAACAAGATGGTCCTATCTGGGGATGATagaagacagtgacagatcatcaggcattagattctcataggagtgcacaacctagatcccccACAtgggcagttcacaatagggtttgagcacctatgagaatctaatgccactgctgatctgacaggaggctgaACTTAGGCAGCAATGCAAgtaatggggagcagctgtaaatataGATGAAGCTTCTCTCACTTGCCTGCCACTGaattcctgctgtgcagcccagtactggtctgtggcccagggattGAGAAACCCTGCTGGACAGaatgcaaaagaatagaaaaatctaAACAAAGCTGAGTAGCCAGATGATGACGATTTAGCAAATTGCAACTAAGTTGTATTCACTAACTGGTCTCCTCAGAAAGCTTATTCCTGATATATGATAGAGCTTGCTGATATTTGTCAAGGGCTTTGTGGTTCTTTGTCTTTGAAATTGATAAATAAGTTTTGAGCTACCATAGTGGGGGGAAATACGTGAGGGAAGGGTTGAACTTTTGAAGTGCCCGAGGCCTTCAAAAGGCATAGCCCTTTGAAAGCCAAAACTTTTGGCTTCAGGTTAGAATCATCtgggaaactttaaaaattaccagtGCCCAGGTCCCATCCTTGACTAATTAAGTCACAATCTCAGAATTTGGGGAAGGGGGCAGGCCTAAtcatgaggattttttttttcaacatttctcagtcatcttagtccattttctgctgctatgacagaatacctgaaactgcatagtttataatgaacagaaatttatttagctcatggttctggaggctgggaactcCAAGGGTATGGCatcagcatctggtgaggaccttcatGCTTCATTATCTCATGCTGGAAGACTGGAAGGGGAAGTGCACTCAtgcagaagaaaatgtaggaggAGCAGGACTAACTTTTATAAAAACCCACTCTCAAGATAACTAACTCACTCCTGTGATAAGGACAATCCGTTCATACAGGCTCCACATGAATCAGCTGtgaaaggtcccacctcttagtACTTAGTATCTCTAAGGTCCCACAATGGCAATCTAATTTCAacctgagttttggaggggacttTCAGATCATAGTACCAGGCAATTCTAGAGTACAGTCAGGCCTGAAATCCATTCTTCCTGTTTCAGCTCTAGCAAGTAATCTGTGgggaacatttattaaaatgtgtataaaatacTTGCTAACTGTTTAAAATAGATATGCAGGCTTTCCCTCCCTTACTGTCAAATaggcaaattttttttccttagtcagTTGCAGAATCTGAAGAAAAAAGTGGAAGGAGATGGAGGAATATTCTTTAAAGAGGTCCCATAGCCTTCTTTTGGGAAGGATTGGGGTTGAGGAGTAGATAGGAAGCATTGTTTATATGTACTTCAGGAAGTAGGAAATATGGCATGTTCTCAATCTATCTAAATTATATAACTTTGCAGGATGTGATCCATTTGTGTCAGAATAATGAGGCATATAATACGTTGCATTTAACACGTGTGGGAATTCTTTGCTGAGTAATTAGCATTCCTTTCTCCAGCCTGTATTCAGAGGAAACATACCATTCACACCCTCTCTGTGTTCACATTTTCCAGTGCGTTGGAGAGCTTTTTTTCAATAGAAATCTTTGTCCTCCTAATGAGACTTGGATTATATCTGAAGAAACTTAAcatatctttctttgtttttctggcaggaattgattttaaaattagaacGATAGAACTAGATGGAAAGAAAATTAAGCTTCAGATATGgtaagtaaacacacacacagagtttctgCTTTAATTGGGAATTGAAAGTAGGAATTAAATGTGAATTGTAATAAGTTAGAGGCATCTTGTGATAGctaaaacatcttttctttatcgGAACCAAGGGGAAATAAGTAAGCACTGGGAATCCTTCAAAGGTATCTTCACCAAGAGTTGGGAAGGTGAGAGAGGGTACTAACTGTTGAAGCCAGAAGAGATCTGATAGCTCATCTTTCCAAAACTATAATTTTTGAGGGGAGGAAACTAAATTCTAAGGAACGCAAATTACTTCTTCATCACAGTTGTTGTAGTTTTGAAATCTGATAAGACAGAGTAGTCACGTCGCAGGAACCCTTGGCAGGAAGTACAGATCTAGGTTCTAGCCAGGATGCCTCCAAATTGAGGGCTTTGGGCCAGTTATTTCCCTTCTCAGGGTCTCACCTTTTCCTCGTTTGTAAATTGGTTGGATTGATGGCATTGGAGTTCCCCTCCAGCTAtgatattttatgatttatttgcatatttcttattaaatagaaaaatgaagactgagaaaaaaaatcatgtcataGTTCAGACTGCTCTAAGATATTTTTACCACACTTTTTTTCTCATACATAGCACAGtacttctgacaccagatgtcAGGGGgttccccccaccaccaccaggtAATTCTCCAGCAGATGCCAATTGGGTGTCCTAtaccttttttttaattctttttttaattttctttttctttctgggtgTCCTATAATTTAAGTCAGTTCTGAtactgtctacctggagatagcatcagatcccacaggttgagggctggGTCCCGCAGTGTCCCCACTTCAGCTGCCAGTCACAAGTACAGGTTaaatatcccttatccaaaatgcttgggaacaGAAGTGTTTCCGATTTTGGATATTcttggattttggaatatgtgcatatacataatgagatatcttggggatgggacccaagtctaaacacgaaattcatttatgtttcatatacagcTGGTACACATGAAGCTGAATATaactttatacaatattttaataaattttttttttgagacagagtttcgctcttgttgcccaagctgtggtgcaatggtgtgagctcggctcactgcaacctccacctcccgggttcaagcgattctcctgcctcagcttcctgagtagctgggattacaggcatgcgctaccacgccctgctatttttttgtattttcagtagaaacggggtttctccatgttagccagctggtcttgaactcctgacctcaggtaatccgcccgcctcagcctcccaaagtgctgggattacaggcgtgagccactgcacccggccaataaaattttttaaataaactgtgtTGTATGTCTACATTTTGACTGTGACCCGTCACGTGAGCTCAGTTGTGTAATATTCTACTATggcatcatgttggcactcaaaaagttttggatttgggagcattttagattttggattttcagattagggatactcaactgTAGTAGGTTGTCACCTctacttctgaccaactggctataaattgggGTTCTGATGACCCCCCTCCTCTGATTCCTTTAATTtactagagcagctcacagaactcagggaaacactttatttatgtttacccatttattataaaggatattgcaaagaatacagatgaacagccagatggaagagatacACAGGGCAAGCCATGTGGGAAGGAGTGAGGAACTTCCACACTTCCTTCCTTGTGGGAGGGGTCATCTACTCTCCAAGAACATCCAGCACCTCCACGTGTCTCACTCTCCtgaagctctccaaacccagtCCTTTgagtttttatggaagcttcctTATATAGCCATGATTGATTGCATCGTGGGCCATTGGTGATTAAGTCAACCTTTagcccctctcccttctccagaGGTCGAATGGTAGGACTGAAAGTTCCAGCCCGCTTATCACTTGGTTGGTTCTCCTGGCAACCAGCCTCCTATCCTGTGGCTGAACAGGAGCCCCAGCCACCAGTTATTTCATTAGCGCACAAAAAGAACTTAAACACTTTGTTGGAGATTCCAAGAATTTTAGTATCTGTGTGCCAAGAATCAGGAGCAGAGACCAAATATGTTTCTTATTATATGTGTTCCTTACTGTATCACACTATCACagctactataacaaaaataccatagactgggtgtcttaaacaataaacatttatttctcacagttctggaggctgggaaacccaagatcagggtgccagcagatACAGTGTCTAGTGAAGGTTTGCTTCCTGGTTTGTAGACAGCTGTCTcacttgtatcctcacatggcccAGAGAGAGATCATCTCTATGGTGTGAAGAGCACTAATCCCTTTCACAacggctccaccctcatgacctaattacctcccaaagttcCCCTAtctaaataccatcacattgaggattaggcttcaacatataaatgttgGAGGAACACAAACTATTAGTCCTTAGGATGTTTCCCAACTCTGATGTTGCAATATGCAAGGCAAAGATCTTATGATTACCCAACTCTGGTTCATAAACTCCTGAAGAATCTGTCCAACTACAGTGAATAAATATGGTTCCTCCAGATTGCTAGGTTGAATATTTTTGACTTGAACTCAGAAGctcttcttagattttttttaacctcctagAAGctggtttaatttctttcagttcagTGCCTTGCATGGAGCCATATAGATTTGGAGCTTTTGGAAGGTTGTTGGTGATGTTTGCTGATCTAATGTGTATTGATGACAGCAGTAGACAAAACGTAGAATTCAGAGCAGCACTGGCTAAGAACGAGGCAGGGCTAAAGAGTAAAGTTATACATATTAGCTGTTGCCTTaggctgtatttcttttttgaactCAGAACTGGGACAGAAGAAGAATATCCCCCAGCTCTTCttttatagagaaggaaacaGGGACTGAGAGTGGTTAGGTCCACTCGAGGGCATATGTGATGAAGCTGGGATAACTACTCAACTGCCCTGGAACATAGTGATTGGCTTCCTAGTGGTTTCCAGTGTACTTCACTGGAAAATGTTATGAAGGTTACTATAGGCTGCCCTTTCCATCCATTGGTATTGAACAAGAtgccaaatattttacagatttaaaaaattacatcttttCTCATGATCCCCTCCTTGGGTTTCTCAGAGAAATATGGTTAGTCTGCTAAAAAGTGCTTGCCTTCCATTTCCCCATGATTTGTTAGCGGTGCAGCAAACAAGTGCCCCATGCATCTAATGCCGATCAAAGAAAATGACAGGATAAGATGGCTTTTTTGTAAGGCCTGGCCCAGAGCTGAACAGCTGAGACCTAAGATGCTTGTCTCCTTCAAGAGTATGagctgggccgggtgcagtggctcacgcctgtaatgccagcacgttgggaggccgaggcgggtagatcacaaggtcaggagtttgagaccagcctggttaatatggtgaaaccccatctctattaaaaatacaaaaattagcctggcgtggtggtgggcttctgtagtcccagctacttgggaggctgaggcaggagaatcgcttgaacccaggaggcagaggttgcagtgagccaggattgtgccactggaccccagcctgggtgacagagcgagactccatctcaaaaacaaacaaacaaataaataaatacataaagaatatGAGCTGTTTAGTGGCACAGCTGGGGCCATAGttcctctgagcctgtttcctcatctgcagaactTGGATGCTGGTAACACCCCCAGCCAGTAGCCCACCCTAATGGGCTGTGGTAGACATCACGTGAGTGCAGTGTGAAAGTATTTTGTAAGATATATGTCTATGTTAAGGTGTTTATTGCTTTTTAACTTATGATATTCCCTTGGGCCTTCATCTTTTATTAGGATTTGGTATATACTAGATTTCTAGTATATTTCCACAAATGCCTCTTTCTCTCCTGCAATTAAATTGTCTTAGTAGCACAGGGAATGAATTAGTTCTGGCTGGAAGTGGGAAATTTGAGAATATTGATTTTCTCAAGTATCAAGGAAATTTAACTTCCTTTATAGGATTGCTTctataaatgaaatcagaaactCTTATATTTTTCAGAATGCATTTTAATGGTATGCCATCagctaaaaagcaaaaatatatgaaagtttaTATAGTTTTGACATGTTGTTTATGTTTAAAAGTCTTTGAAAACGTTGTCAAGATTTATGTGTTGAACTCCAGGTCCCCATGAAATCATGGGCTCCATAGCTGAACAAGTTCTTGAGGAGATCTATTTTATTGTGCTCTACTGAGCAGAATGTACACAGTAATAAGTCCAGCTCGATTGCTTGCTTTATACAGAAATCAGACATTCAGGCAAGAAAGCAAAGTGCTTTAATCATTAAGCACTTACAAAAAGGATTATAACTATCTCGGGGAGTCGAAGAATTTAGAACTATTCTCTATTCCCTCCCACGTGTGTTTGACTAATATAACACACCAGTTCCTAGCAggatttttctgtgtatttttctgttgctgcttttaTCAAGGTCTGAGTTTTTCACCCAGGTCATTGTGAGCTCTTGACAGgctcctgtggccaccaccacctccagcttgcagatgtgCAAAGGGCTCCCTCTGTGTCTCATTCTCCTTTCCTCTGTGACCACTGCACCCTGAGCAGACTAGAATTACATCTCCTACAGCAGGGTTTCTCCTCAGTGATGCTGGTGATGACTTCAAAAACCACTCTcctttgtttcatattttaggGACACAGCGGGTCAGGAAAGATTCCGAACAATCACGACAGCGTACTACAGAGGAGCCATGGTGAGTGTGTTGTAGGGTTTTGTAACTCTTCAGGTAGAAGTAAAGCATGAATGTTTGTTTGCCAAGATTATAGGATTCAAGATGGAGTCTagtatgtagaaaaataaattttctgatgGGGAAACAAGACATTTAAAAGGTTttttgggggccgggcgcggtggctcacacctgtaatcccagcactttgggaggccgaggcgggtggatcatgaggtcaggagatcgagaccatcctggctaacaaggtgaaaccccgtctctactaaaaatacaaaaaattagccgggcgcggtggtgggcgcctgtagtcccagctactcgggaggctgaggcaggagaatggcgtgaacccaggaagaggagcttgcagtgagccgagattgcgccactgcagtccgcagtctggcctgggcaacagagcgagactccgtctcaaaaaaaaaggttttttggtTGTGTTTAGCAACTATATACTTTGCCAGTGGTCTTCATCGTAATAATCAGGTGATTAACTTATAGATGTTCTAGAACTCCTCCACACATTCTGATGTGattgtatattttcattattcttcCTTTTATTAATACCTTATGGCAGTCGTAGCAAACCACAAGCCCTATGACTAAGTATTCTTTTCTTATACTCTCTTGTCATTCAGCCCTGCCACCATTATCTCTTACCTCACCACCTCCACAACATCCACTGCTGTGGCTCATCTCCCTGTCATCCCCCTGACCACCATTCTGCCAGCTGGCCGGAAAGAATCTGGTGAATCTTGACTACCAAGTTATTTGCTGAATCCAGGCATTTTCCTTGCTGTCATAACTTCATCACTTGTTATGTTCTATCCTAAGATGCTTCATCTATTCAGTGCACTTTTATTGCTTTTTGGCTCTGGGCAGTGTGatgctgggagtgcagtggtgagtaAGGCAGCTTGGAAGCTGCCTTACTTCCATGAGCTGTGCTTAACCATGCTTAGAATGCCAGGCCCAGACCACGGCTTTATCGCTGGTGTTTAGGCCTAAGCCAAGCACAAGTTGGAGTCTTGAATTATGATGAAATCTAGTATGCTCAGAGTCTTTGAAGGTTGAACAACTGAGGTCATGAACCCCAACCTGGTAGATTGTAGGGTACCAGCTGCCGTCATTCCCAACTCATTGCTTAAAAGATTCTTG is drawn from Homo sapiens chromosome 15, GRCh38.p14 Primary Assembly and contains these coding sequences:
- the RAB8B gene encoding ras-related protein Rab-8B isoform X2, which gives rise to MAKTYDYLFKLLLIGDSGVGKTCLLFRFSEDAFNTTFISTIGIDFKIRTIELDGKKIKLQIWDTAGQERFRTITTAYYRGAMPCHHYLLPHHLHNIHCCGSSPCHPPDHHSASWPERIWKEF